One window from the genome of Thalassospira xiamenensis M-5 = DSM 17429 encodes:
- the frr gene encoding ribosome recycling factor, producing MSDVAGLKKDLARRMEGAVEVLHKEFTGLRTGRASASLLEPVMVEAYGVPTPLNQVASVSVPESRMLSVQVWDKSMVKSVEKAIRDSGLGLNPAADGTLVRVPIPALNEERRAELSKVAGKYAEQAKISVRNVRRDGIDQIKKWEKDSVISKDDLHNEEKEIQKLTDKVISEIDEVLAHKEQEIMQV from the coding sequence GTGTCTGACGTTGCTGGCCTAAAAAAGGACCTTGCCCGCCGTATGGAAGGGGCTGTTGAAGTTTTGCACAAGGAATTTACCGGACTTCGGACCGGGCGTGCCAGTGCAAGCCTTCTAGAACCGGTCATGGTTGAAGCCTACGGCGTGCCGACCCCGCTTAACCAGGTTGCGTCTGTCAGTGTTCCGGAATCGCGGATGCTTTCGGTACAGGTCTGGGACAAGAGCATGGTTAAATCGGTCGAGAAAGCGATCCGTGACTCGGGCCTTGGCCTGAACCCGGCGGCCGACGGGACGCTTGTTCGGGTGCCGATCCCGGCATTGAACGAGGAACGTCGTGCGGAGCTGTCCAAGGTTGCCGGCAAATATGCCGAGCAGGCCAAGATTTCGGTTCGTAACGTCCGCCGTGACGGTATCGACCAGATCAAAAAATGGGAAAAAGACAGCGTGATCTCGAAAGATGACCTCCATAACGAGGAAAAAGAGATCCAGAAGCTGACCGACAAGGTTATCAGCGAGATCGACGAAGTGCTTGCCCATAAAGAACAGGAAATCATGCAAGTCTGA